In a genomic window of Saccharomyces paradoxus chromosome X, complete sequence:
- a CDS encoding uncharacterized protein (similar to YJL213W), giving the protein MATYDIDVNEGMNKSLADLVAPWRPKPLKNYCISNTNLIDVVSGATLAGAYIFIENGMISKVEFGSEKPVTVDEGAFEIIDGIGKFVTPGLIDSHVHVASVAGEADLSKLMLIPKSVTLLRIRYTLEATLARGFTTVRDCGGAEGFLKAEIRQGSLKGPRLITCGHAISQTGGHGDLRPGALPASAFDSCSCHYGQVGVVADGVPECYKVAREEFRRGADFIKFMGGGGVASPTDKISNNQFCDDEIKALVDVANSYHTYVTAHAYTPEAIEKCIKLGVKGIEHGNLLDERTAELMAESGCYLTPTLVTYKVMGSDQFSAFLGPENSRKNTEVLYKGIDAIKIAQSKKVKICFGSDLLGPLYGYQTQEFCIRGKVQTAQEILLSATVTPAEMNGLGDKLGQIKPGFIADLLMMKSNPLDDITVLDEPESNILFVMKEGRIY; this is encoded by the coding sequence ATGGCGACTTATGACATCGATGTTAACGAAGGAATGAACAAGTCCCTAGCTGACTTGGTAGCACCATGGCGCCCAAAGCCACTTAAAAATTACTGCATAAGTAACACCAATTTGATAGACGTGGTAAGTGGTGCCACTCTCGCCGGAGCTTATATTTTCATAGAAAACGGTATGATTTCTAAGGTTGAATTTGGCTCTGAAAAACCAGTAACCGTTGATGAAGGCGcctttgaaattattgacGGTATTGGTAAATTTGTCACTCCAGGTTTGATTGACAGTCATGTCCACGTCGCGTCAGTTGCAGGAGAAGCCGATTTGAGCAAGTTGATGTTGATACCAAAGTCAGTCACATTGCTCAGAATAAGATATACCTTAGAAGCCACTTTGGCAAGAGGTTTCACAACGGTGAGAGACTGTGGAGGTGCAGAAGGCTTTTTGAAAGCAGAGATACGTCAGGGATCCCTGAAGGGCCCCAGATTAATTACTTGTGGGCATGCCATTTCACAAACTGGTGGCCATGGCGATCTGAGACCTGGTGCCTTACCTGCTAGTGCCTTTGACAGCTGTTCATGCCACTACGGTCAAGTTGGTGTTGTAGCGGATGGTGTTCCTGAATGTTATAAAGTGGCTAGAGAAGAATTTAGAAGGGGTGCAGACTTTATTAAGTTTATGGGTGGTGGAGGTGTAGCATCTCCAACTGACAAAATATCAAACAACCAGTTTTGTGACGATGAAATAAAAGCACTGGTGGATGTCGCAAACAGTTACCATACATACGTAACAGCACATGCCTACACTCCAGAAGCTATAGAAAAATGTATCAAATTAGGTGTTAAGGGTATCGAGCACGGAAATTTATTAGATGAACGCACTGCAGAGCTTATGGCAGAATCGGGTTGCTACTTGACACCAACCCTAGTGACCTACAAAGTGATGGGCTCCGATCAATTTAGCGCATTCTTGGGACCTGAAAATAGTAGGAAAAATACAGAGGTGCTTTACAAAGGAATTGATGCAATTAAAATTGCTCAGAgcaaaaaagttaaaatttGTTTTGGATCAGATTTATTAGGTCCTTTATATGGTTACCAAACACAAGAATTTTGCATTAGAGGGAAAGTTCAAACAGCCCAAGAAATTTTACTTTCGGCCACTGTTACTCCTGCAGAGATGAACGGATTAGGCGATAAATTGGGACAGATTAAACCGGGATTCATTGCTGACctattgatgatgaaatcaaaTCCTCTGGACGATATTACAGTTTTGGATGAACCCGAGAGTAACATACTTTTTGTAATGAAAGAAGGAAGGATATACTGA